The sequence CGCGTGAGTTTCCTCTCCTATTCTGAATCCGTCGACCGCCTGCTCTCCCTCGACACCGGCCGCGTCCGTGTCGAAAAGGTCGCCCTGCCCGACGCACTGGGGCGTATTCTCGCCGAGCACATCGTCGCCGACGAAGATTACCCCCGCCATCCGACGGCCTCCATGGACGGCTACGCCATCGTGGCCGCCGACCAGACGCAAGGCACGATCGCCCTGGCCCACAGTGACAACCCCGCGGGCAGCGACGGCCGCGAAGCCGTCCGCAGCGGCATTGCCGTCAAGACCTTTACGGGCGCCAAGATGCCCGAGGGTGCCGACACCCTCATCCCCATCGAGAACGTCACGGTCGAAAACGGTGCCATCCGAATCGACACCGCCGTACGCGAAGGGTTCAGCGTCCGTCCCGTCGGCGAGAGCTATTTCAAAGACGAGATCCTCATCCCCGCCGGCACGGCCATCGGCTATGCCGAGATCGGGGTGATGGCGGGACTGAACCGTGTCATGATCCCCGTCGCCCGCCGCCCCCGCGTCGGCGTCCTCTCGACCGGCAGCGAGATCCTCGACCTCGGCGAACCCGAACGCACCGATTCGCAGATCCGCAGCTCCAACAACTATACCCTCGCCGCACTGGCGCAAAGCGCGGGTGCGGAAGTCGTCCAGCTCGGGACCGCCGAGGATGACCGCGACAGCATTACGGCCGCCTTCGAGAATGCGCTCGCGTGCAGCGATATCGTCGTCAGTACCGGCGGGGTCAGCGTCGGCGACTACGACTTCGTCAAGGATGTCGTCCCCGCCCTCGGGGCCACCGTCATCTTCAAAGGGGTACGGATGAAGCCGGGGCAGCATGTCATGGTCGCCCAGCGCGGCAGCCAGTTCATCCTGGCCCTGCCGGGCTTCGCCTACTCCTCCACGGTCACCTTCATCCTTTACGCGCTGCCGCTCATCCGCAAAATGCTCGGGCGCGACCCCGGCCACGCCATCGTCGAAGCGACCCTGGCCGAACCGTTCAACAAGCGCTCGAACAAAAGCGAATTCACGACCTGCAACCTCCGCCTGAGCGAAGGACGCTACCTCGTCGATTTCGAAGAGAAGAAAACCGCCTCCTCCGCGGTGCTGACCAATATGCTCGGCAACGCCGCCCTGATGATCACCGACGAGAGTGACGGCCCGCTGGAAGCGGGGACCGTCGTCCGGGTCATCCGGCTCGACCGGCTGTAACGATGGGAGAGAAGATGCAACTCGTACTCGCCACATCCAATAAGGGCAAGATCCGGGAGATCGCCCAGCTCTGCGACAGCTTCGAGGTCGTCGCTTTCAGCGACCTCATCAACCTCGGAGAGATCGTCGAGGACGGCGATACCTTCGCCGCCAACGCGATGATCAAGGCGCGCACCGTCTATGACGCCCTGAACGACCCCGACGCCATCGTCCTCTCCGACGACAGCGGCATCAGCGTCGAGGCCCTGGACAACGCCCCGGGCATCTACAGTGCCCGCTACGCCGGCAAAGGCGCGACGGACAAGGACAACCTGAACAAGCTCGTCGATGCGCTCAAGGCGAAGGGGCTCACCGAATCCCCCGCCTTCTACACCGCCGCCATCAGCATCGTCTGCCGCGAAGGTGAATACACCGTCCACGGCTGGATGCACGGGAAGGTCATCGACACCCCCCGCGGCGACGGCGGGTTCGGCTACGACCCGATGTTCATCCCCCAGGGGTATGATCAGACCCTCGGTGAACTGGACGGCGAGATCAAGAAACGCATCTCCCACCGCTCCAAGGCCCTCGGCCTCGCCAAGGTCGTCCTGGCCACCATCCGCAAGGCGCGCCACTAGCGCCTGCCACATCATCCCAGCCTTAACGACATTTCAGTTATAATCCCTCTATGAAACAAAACTATATTCCCGTAGCACGCGAGGTGCTTGTCATCGAAGCCGAGACCCTGCAAAAGGCCTCGGAAGCCCTTGATGAAAGCATCAACCTCGCCGTCGACCTTATCCTCGGAACCCGCGGCAAACTGATCGTGACGGGGGTGGGAAAATCGGGCCTGATCGGCGCCAAAATCGCCGCCACGATGGCCTCGACGGGAACCCCGAGCTTCTTCCTCCACCCCACCGAAGCGCTGCACGGTGATCTGGGGATGATCGGCAAGGAGGATGCCGTTCTTGCCATCAGCTACAGCGGCGAAAGCGAGGAGCTCAGCTCCATCCTGCCGCACATCAAACGGTTCGATATTCCGCTCATCGGCCTGACGCGCAGCGCCGAATCGACGCTGGGGCGCTACAGCGACGTCCTCGTGCCCATCCGCGTCGAACGCGAAGCCTGCCCCCTCGGCGTCGCCCCGACAAGCTCGACGACCCTGACCCTCGCCGTCGGCGACGCCCTGGCGGTCTGCCTGATGAAAGCCCGGGACTTCCGGAAGGAGGATTTCGCCTCCTTCCATCCCGGCGGCAGCCTCGGCCGGAAACTCTTCGTCAAGGTCGCGGATATCATGCGTAAGAAGCAGCTGCCCGTCACCGACGAGAACACCCCGCTCAAAGAGGCCATCGTCACCATGAGCGAGGGGCGCCTGGGCGCCGTGCTGCTCACCGGCAGCGACGGCACGCTTCACGGCCTGCTGACCGACGGGGACCTGCGCCGCGCCCTGATGCTGCCCGGCTTTGACATCAATGCCCCGGCGAAAACCTATGCCACCCCCGAACCACGGACCGTCAGAGAGAGCGAGATGCTCGCCAGCGATGCCCTCGTGCTGATGGAAGAAAAGAAGATCCAGCTGCTCATCGTCACCGATGAAGCCGGGCATATCCACGGCGTGCTCCACCTGCACGACCTCGTTGAAAAGGGGATTGCATGACGCGTCTCAACAAATTTATCTCCCACCACTCCACCTATTCGCGCCGCGAGGCCGACCGCGCCATCCAGGAGGGCTACGTCCGCATCAACGGCGAGGTTGTCACCAACCCCGCCACCCAGGTCGACGAAAAGAACGACGAGGTCTACATCAGCGGGAAAAAAGTCAGTACCGTGGAGAAGATGACCGTCATCGTCTACAACAAACCCCGCGGCGAACTCGTGACCAAAAAAGACCCCCAGGGGCGCCGTACCATCTACGACACCCTGGAGAAGCCGTACAAACACTTCATTCCCGTCGGACGGCTCGACTACGCCACCGAGGGGCTGCTGCTGCTTACTGACAGCCCCCGCGTCGCTTCCGTGCTGATGCACTCCGCCCTGGAACGTGTCTACAAGGTCAAGATCAAAGGGCCTGTGACCGAAGCAATGGAGGAGGCGATGCGGGAGGGGATGCACCTTGACGATGCGTCGGCAGGTGCGCACGCCAAAAACGATATCGAGGCGATGAGCTTCGCCCCCTTTTACGCCTACCAGGTGCAGAAGAACCGCCACGACTACTCCATCCTCAAGATCGCCATCGGCGAGGGGAAAAACCGCGAGATCCGCCGTTTCTTCGCCCACTTCGGCGCCGAGGTTGCCGACCTGAAGCGCCTCTCCTACGGCGGGGTCGAGCTCAACAACCTGCCGACGGGGAAAACCCGTTTCCTTTCGCGCAACGAGTATGCCAGCCTGCGCGACTTCATCAAAGAAGAGGAGAAGAAGAAATGAAAACATTGACGCTCACCACCAAAAGCAAAACGGAGATCACCGACATTACCGACGACGTCAGGGAAGCCGTGATCACTTCGGGGGTCAAAGAGGGGATCTGCGTCATCTTTACCCCGCACACGACGACGGGTATCCTGCTCTCCGAGAACGTCGACCCGCGGCTGCAGCGCGACCTGCTGGGATCGCTCGCGCGGATCGCGCCGGACAACGTCCGTTACGCCCACGGCGGCGGCAACGCCGCGGCCCATATCAAGTCGGCGCGCACGGGGGTCAGTGTCACCGTCCCCGTCGTCGGAGGCCGCCCGCTGCTGGGCGAATGGCAGGGGGTGCTCTTTGCCGAGTTCGACGGGCCGCGCGAAGCGCGTGAAGTCATGATCAAGATCATCGCCGGCTAGGGATGGACTTCACCGCGCTGCTCCGCCCCGACTCTTTTGACGCCCTGCTGGGGCAGCCGCACCTGAGCGCCCCGGACGCGCCGCTGCGGACCCTGTGCGAAAAGAACGCTCTGGGCCACACCTTCTTTTACGGTCCCCCCGGAACGGGAAAGACCTCGATCGCCCGCATCATCGCGAAGGTAATGGACCTTCCCTTTTACGAATTCAACGCCACCTCGCTGAAGATCGAACAGCTGCGCAAGATCTTCGACCAGTACAAAAATGCGCTCACAAGGCCGCTGCTCTTCATCGACGAGGTGCACCGCCTGGCCAAGAACCAGCAGGAGGTACTGCTGCCCGTTATGGAGACTAACAGCGTGTTAGTCATCGGTGCGTCCACGGAAAACCCCTATTTTTCGCTGACGGCGGCGATGCGCTCGCGCTCGATGCTGTTTGAACTGAAGCCCGTGGACGAAACGGCGATGGCGACGATCCTGGAGAAGGCCGTCGCCCAGTCTGGATGCACCATTGAGGAGGATGCCCGCGACTACCTTATCCGCACCAGCGGAGGCGATGCCCGCGCGATGCTGAAGCTGCTGGAGTTCGCCCTGGCGATCCGCAGCAACGTGAACCGCGACCTGCTTCAGAGCCTTCGCCCCGCCGCCCAGAGCCGGGGCAGCGCCGAAGCGACGGAGCATTATGATCTCGCCTCGGCGCTGATCAAGTCGATCCGCGGCTCCGACCCCGACGCCGCCGTCTACTACCTCGCCCGCCTCATCGAGGGGGGCGAACCGCCCGAATTCATCGCCCGCCGCCTCGTCATCCTTGCCAGCGAGGACGTCGGCAACGCCAACCCCCAGGCGCTCACGCTCTGCACCTCCGCAATGACCTCCGTCAAGCAGATCGGCTACCCCGAAGCGCGCATCATCCTCGCCCAGGCCGTCATCTACCTCTGCGCCTCGCCCAAGTCCAACAGCGCCTACAATGCCATCAACGCCGCCCAGCAGGCGATCAGGAACGGCGTGCTGCTCGATCCGCCGCAAACGATCCGCCAGTTCAACGAGCACTACCTCTACCCCCACGACTTCGGCGGCTGGGTGCCGCAGGAGTACCTCACCGAACCGCTGCACTTCGTCGACTTCAAACCCATCGGCTATGAGCAGAAGATGGGGGAGTGGCTGCGTAAAATACGCGGGGACGGGGAGCCAGCTTAAACGAACAATAAAGCTACCTTCTGTACCGAAAGTAAACATACACCCTAAGTATTTCTTCTTATAATACTGGGATTTTTCCGTCCAAGGATACTTGATGAAAACCATCATGAAGAAAACCCTCCCCCTGAGTATGATCATCGGCCTGCGCTTTTTCGGGCTCTTTATCGTCCTCTCCGTGCTGTCGCAATATGCCCTGGAACTGCCGGGCGGTACGCCCTTCCTTGCCGGGGTCGCCCTGGGCGGCTACGCGCTGACGCAAGCATTTCTGCAGGTCCCCTTCGGGGCCATGAGCGACAAATTCGGCCGCAAAAAGACGATCCTCGTCGGCCTGCTGATCTTTGCCGCCGGCTCCGTGATCGCCGCACTGGCGGACAACGTCTACTGGCTCCTCTTCGGCCGCTTCCTGCAGGGTGCGGGCGCCATCGGCTCCGTCGTCACCGCGATGATCGCCGACCAGGTCCGTGAAGACGAACGCGCCCACGCCATGGCCGTCATGGGGATGGTCATCGCCATGAGCTTCGCCGCCTCGATGATCATCGGGCCGCTCGTCGCCGGCGTCTGGTCCGTCTCCGCCCTCTTCTGGCTGACGGCGATCCTCTCCGTCACGGCACTCGTCATCCTTTTCACCGCCGTACCGGAACCGCCGCAGATCGTCCACCACTACAGTGAGGACGAAGCGCAGATCAAGCACGTCTTCAAGGACAAGGAACTGGTGCGCATGTACATCACCTTCCTCTTTCACAGCTCGACGATGGCGATCGCCTTCTTCCTTATTCCGATCATTATGAAACAGCAGTTCGAAATGAGTACGATGGAGTTCTGGAAGGTCTACCTCCCCGCCGTTATTTTCGGGATCCTTGCGATGGGGCCGGCGGCCGTCTTCGGCGAGAAATACGCCAAGGGCAAGCAGATCTTCCTTATCTCCATCGGCTTCATTATCGCGGCCTTCGCGCTGATGGGCTTTACAACCTCTTTCTGGGCCTTCACCGTCGGTGCCGTCTTCTTCTTCATCGGCTTCAACATGTTCGAACCGCTGCTCCAGAGTTTCGTCAGCAAGTTCGCCAAGGTGCACCAGAAGGGTGCGGCGCTGGGCGTCGCCAACACCTTCGCCTACGTCGGCATCTTCGTCGGCGGCGCCCTGGGCGGGGCGCTCTACCAGCACTACTCCAAAGAGGGGGTCGCGCTCTTCGTCATGGGTGCATCAGTGCTCTGGTTCCTCTGGATCCTCGGCATGCGCAACCCGGGGCTGCGCGCAACCGTTTTCCTCGACTTCGATGCCTATGACAAGGCCAAGGTGCCGTCGCTCAAGGGGATGGAAGGGATCTCCGATTTCTATGTCAACGAGACCGAAAGCCTCATTATCATCAAATACGATGCCGAGCTCCTCACCGAAGAGGGACTCAAAACCCTTATGCTCAAAGCGGCCTGACGCCGCACGGGCTGCGCACTGCACTCCTGTAAAAATCTTCTGAAAAACGTGTAAGAAAAAAATGCCGCTAAAACGGCCGATGCCTAGCCGTAGAGGCGTTCGAGCATCATCTGGATGGAAACCCGGCCGCCCCATTCGTTGCGGGCCAGGGTATAGCTGCAGGTGAGGCGTCCGCTCTCGGGGCGCTCCAGCTTCCGCCGGAAGGCCATGAGGTCAAAGGTCTGGCGTTCATGCCTGTAAAGCCGCAGGCTGACCTTGGAGTGGTCCCCGTCGCTGCCGAGGTAACGGATCCCGACCACTTCGGCGTCCCGCGCCAGGAAGCGCGGGCGGGGATTGCCCTCGCCGTAGGGCTCGTAGCGCTCCAGGATCTCCAGCAGTTCGAAATCCACGCTGCCCGTATCGAGCTGCCCGACGATCTCTTCGACCGGCAGGAAATCGTCCGGATCGAGTGCAGCCGCTTCCGCGTTGACCCCTTCGCGGAAGGCGTCAACATCCTCGGCGCGCAGGGAGAGCCCCGCCGCCATCTTGTGGCCGCCGAACTTCTCGAGCAGTGTCTCCTGGGTGGCGATCAGGTCGTAGATACTGACATTGCCGAGCGAACGCGCACTCCCCTTGGCCCGCCCCTCCTCGATGCTCAGCACGATGGCCGGCCGCTCGAACCGCTGGACCAGCCGTGCGGCGACGATGCCCACGACCCCTTCGTGCCACCCCTCGTGGGCGACGACAATCACCCGGTCGTCCGGCCTGACCAGGGCAATGGCCTCCTCCGTCGCTTCCGCCTCGATGGCCTTGCGCATCGCG is a genomic window of Sulfurimonas sp. HSL1-2 containing:
- the glp gene encoding gephyrin-like molybdotransferase Glp codes for the protein MSFLSYSESVDRLLSLDTGRVRVEKVALPDALGRILAEHIVADEDYPRHPTASMDGYAIVAADQTQGTIALAHSDNPAGSDGREAVRSGIAVKTFTGAKMPEGADTLIPIENVTVENGAIRIDTAVREGFSVRPVGESYFKDEILIPAGTAIGYAEIGVMAGLNRVMIPVARRPRVGVLSTGSEILDLGEPERTDSQIRSSNNYTLAALAQSAGAEVVQLGTAEDDRDSITAAFENALACSDIVVSTGGVSVGDYDFVKDVVPALGATVIFKGVRMKPGQHVMVAQRGSQFILALPGFAYSSTVTFILYALPLIRKMLGRDPGHAIVEATLAEPFNKRSNKSEFTTCNLRLSEGRYLVDFEEKKTASSAVLTNMLGNAALMITDESDGPLEAGTVVRVIRLDRL
- the rdgB gene encoding RdgB/HAM1 family non-canonical purine NTP pyrophosphatase, translated to MQLVLATSNKGKIREIAQLCDSFEVVAFSDLINLGEIVEDGDTFAANAMIKARTVYDALNDPDAIVLSDDSGISVEALDNAPGIYSARYAGKGATDKDNLNKLVDALKAKGLTESPAFYTAAISIVCREGEYTVHGWMHGKVIDTPRGDGGFGYDPMFIPQGYDQTLGELDGEIKKRISHRSKALGLAKVVLATIRKARH
- a CDS encoding KpsF/GutQ family sugar-phosphate isomerase; its protein translation is MKQNYIPVAREVLVIEAETLQKASEALDESINLAVDLILGTRGKLIVTGVGKSGLIGAKIAATMASTGTPSFFLHPTEALHGDLGMIGKEDAVLAISYSGESEELSSILPHIKRFDIPLIGLTRSAESTLGRYSDVLVPIRVEREACPLGVAPTSSTTLTLAVGDALAVCLMKARDFRKEDFASFHPGGSLGRKLFVKVADIMRKKQLPVTDENTPLKEAIVTMSEGRLGAVLLTGSDGTLHGLLTDGDLRRALMLPGFDINAPAKTYATPEPRTVRESEMLASDALVLMEEKKIQLLIVTDEAGHIHGVLHLHDLVEKGIA
- a CDS encoding pseudouridine synthase, with translation MTRLNKFISHHSTYSRREADRAIQEGYVRINGEVVTNPATQVDEKNDEVYISGKKVSTVEKMTVIVYNKPRGELVTKKDPQGRRTIYDTLEKPYKHFIPVGRLDYATEGLLLLTDSPRVASVLMHSALERVYKVKIKGPVTEAMEEAMREGMHLDDASAGAHAKNDIEAMSFAPFYAYQVQKNRHDYSILKIAIGEGKNREIRRFFAHFGAEVADLKRLSYGGVELNNLPTGKTRFLSRNEYASLRDFIKEEEKKK
- a CDS encoding secondary thiamine-phosphate synthase enzyme YjbQ, with product MKTLTLTTKSKTEITDITDDVREAVITSGVKEGICVIFTPHTTTGILLSENVDPRLQRDLLGSLARIAPDNVRYAHGGGNAAAHIKSARTGVSVTVPVVGGRPLLGEWQGVLFAEFDGPREAREVMIKIIAG
- a CDS encoding replication-associated recombination protein A, which codes for MDFTALLRPDSFDALLGQPHLSAPDAPLRTLCEKNALGHTFFYGPPGTGKTSIARIIAKVMDLPFYEFNATSLKIEQLRKIFDQYKNALTRPLLFIDEVHRLAKNQQEVLLPVMETNSVLVIGASTENPYFSLTAAMRSRSMLFELKPVDETAMATILEKAVAQSGCTIEEDARDYLIRTSGGDARAMLKLLEFALAIRSNVNRDLLQSLRPAAQSRGSAEATEHYDLASALIKSIRGSDPDAAVYYLARLIEGGEPPEFIARRLVILASEDVGNANPQALTLCTSAMTSVKQIGYPEARIILAQAVIYLCASPKSNSAYNAINAAQQAIRNGVLLDPPQTIRQFNEHYLYPHDFGGWVPQEYLTEPLHFVDFKPIGYEQKMGEWLRKIRGDGEPA
- a CDS encoding MFS transporter, yielding MKTIMKKTLPLSMIIGLRFFGLFIVLSVLSQYALELPGGTPFLAGVALGGYALTQAFLQVPFGAMSDKFGRKKTILVGLLIFAAGSVIAALADNVYWLLFGRFLQGAGAIGSVVTAMIADQVREDERAHAMAVMGMVIAMSFAASMIIGPLVAGVWSVSALFWLTAILSVTALVILFTAVPEPPQIVHHYSEDEAQIKHVFKDKELVRMYITFLFHSSTMAIAFFLIPIIMKQQFEMSTMEFWKVYLPAVIFGILAMGPAAVFGEKYAKGKQIFLISIGFIIAAFALMGFTTSFWAFTVGAVFFFIGFNMFEPLLQSFVSKFAKVHQKGAALGVANTFAYVGIFVGGALGGALYQHYSKEGVALFVMGASVLWFLWILGMRNPGLRATVFLDFDAYDKAKVPSLKGMEGISDFYVNETESLIIIKYDAELLTEEGLKTLMLKAA